Proteins from one Impatiens glandulifera chromosome 2, dImpGla2.1, whole genome shotgun sequence genomic window:
- the LOC124927837 gene encoding uncharacterized protein LOC124927837, producing MAVYTEEEEVWKCPKHPSKRRRSGICPICLRDRLIALCPDCRNARPCSCCLITSSSSSASSSFSLFSSSGRGGSARSSNVAAGEPSFIRSRSLAIPFLRTKVPDSCDGTPARSKSSFWWGFMKQKRRKEEERSKIDEGFDDSIPAIMRRSQSVSVLASRNSDGGGGGDGKSSLSWMRKGKGWHFPSPMNVFRQSALNRGC from the coding sequence ATGGCGGTTTacacagaagaagaagaagtttgGAAATGTCCAAAACACCCATCGAAACGCCGACGAAGTGGGATTTGTCCAATTTGTCTTCGCGACCGTTTAATCGCTCTCTGTCCCGATTGTCGTAACGCGCGTCCTTGTTCTTGCTGTTTAAtcacttcatcttcttcctctgcttcctcttctttctctctcttttcctCTTCCGGTCGCGGAGGTTCTGCTAGATCCTCCAATGTTGCCGCCGGAGAACCCTCTTTTATCCGATCTAGATCCCTCGCAATCCCTTTTCTCAGGACAAAAGTCCCAGATTCCTGCGACGGAACGCCGGCGAGGAGTAAATCTTCGTTTTGGTGGGGGTTTATGAAGCAGAAACGGAGAAAAGAAGAGGAACGGAGTAAGATTGATGAGGGTTTTGATGATTCGATTCCGGCGATTATGAGAAGATCGCAATCGGTTAGCGTTTTGGCGTCTAGAAATTCAGACGGCGGCGGCGGTGGCGATGGGAAATCATCGTTATCGTGGATGAGGAAAGGAAAGGGTTGGCATTTTCCAAGTCCGATGAATGTTTTCCGGCAATCGGcgttgaatagaggttgttgA